In the Candidatus Poribacteria bacterium genome, one interval contains:
- a CDS encoding DUF1449 family protein: MIEFLNYLMVSYNAWFTAPLTIVFLLAIFRLAMGAIDFGDADADVDADMDVDADIDIDADIDADMDIDADVDADMDVDADVAGDAGGLTPSFGDVFGFLNVGKVPLMVVLMSLFATWGITGLIANTLLDVATNQQWVWISCLIALFCCVLGTRYISMGLSKLFPESEKAISDVHLLGLSGRVISGQITTTFGTARVQVPDGPELTVSCRVKSDEVTPVKGDTVVLINYDRAKRIFDVRKSEME; encoded by the coding sequence ATGATAGAATTCCTGAATTACCTTATGGTCTCATACAACGCTTGGTTCACGGCACCACTAACGATCGTCTTCCTACTCGCGATCTTTCGACTCGCGATGGGGGCAATCGACTTCGGTGACGCAGACGCTGATGTCGATGCTGATATGGATGTAGATGCTGATATAGATATAGATGCCGACATAGATGCTGATATGGACATAGATGCTGATGTAGATGCTGATATGGACGTAGATGCTGATGTCGCTGGAGATGCAGGCGGTCTGACTCCCTCTTTCGGCGACGTATTTGGATTTTTGAATGTTGGCAAGGTCCCCTTGATGGTTGTGCTGATGTCCCTATTTGCAACATGGGGAATCACAGGGCTGATAGCGAACACACTCCTTGATGTCGCTACGAATCAGCAGTGGGTTTGGATATCGTGTCTTATCGCCCTGTTCTGTTGCGTATTAGGAACGCGTTACATCTCGATGGGACTCTCAAAACTGTTTCCTGAAAGTGAAAAAGCGATCAGTGATGTCCATCTCCTCGGTTTAAGTGGGCGGGTTATTAGTGGACAGATTACAACGACCTTTGGGACCGCTCGCGTCCAAGTTCCCGATGGACCAGAATTGACCGTCAGCTGCCGTGTCAAATCCGATGAAGTCACACCTGTCAAGGGGGATACTGTTGTGCTCATAAACTATGATCGCGCGAAACGCATCTTTGATGTAAGAAAAAGTGAAATGGAGTAA
- a CDS encoding SPFH domain-containing protein, with protein MFGANANLFFTVVGSIIALLVVFLLIYRSFYKKAPADSALVIAGGRKKRVVFGGSLINPITNTTQLISLNTLQLPVERTGQAALITKDSLRVDLEAQFYVKIEPNEQDVLKAVASLGNKTLTPAEVNKLLEGKLVGVLRSVAATMDLQELHEKRQQFSDQVQEACRDDLEQNGFKLESVAVTNLDQTPLEELNENNRFDVVAIQTIKEEVEDRQTKTARIEHENQVKREEDRLKAQLEIKQREEETETEGLEVEKRLDFAQEQQRKAIATNKAEQEREIEAHKFEQQQAVEEARIKQEEVVKSTEILQKQRLDTARIEQERQVQETEIAQKQAVEVARVQQEQMIEEAQIQRELTVEKAKVEQQRAVEEAGISSRIVLIEKDREEKEAQAENAIQVSIKEKEREAALIELLDVSAQKAKAEAAVLTAEAVEEAERQSQVALIRAEQEADEERIAKERAADAEAYAVVEAAKAELGAAEVKAQAQTILAEALLVEAKAKADGEEASIAAKNQADSKVLVSDAILALVDSLPGVTNELMKPAERIESIRVLDLGGGNGNGSGSMNRILSSIVNAGAAVPLLKEIVGFSGLDTEKIAQTVRDYASGIVVDAQVDSSESTDDD; from the coding sequence ATGTTCGGCGCAAATGCTAATTTATTTTTTACTGTCGTCGGTAGTATTATCGCTTTGCTCGTTGTTTTCTTGTTAATCTACCGTTCCTTTTACAAAAAAGCCCCAGCAGATTCGGCGTTAGTTATCGCTGGCGGGCGAAAAAAGCGCGTCGTCTTTGGCGGAAGCCTCATCAATCCTATTACCAACACAACACAACTCATTTCCTTGAATACACTCCAACTACCCGTTGAACGAACAGGGCAAGCCGCACTTATCACCAAAGACAGTTTGCGGGTTGATCTTGAAGCACAATTCTATGTCAAAATCGAACCCAATGAACAGGATGTACTCAAAGCCGTTGCAAGCCTTGGGAATAAAACATTAACGCCCGCCGAAGTCAATAAACTTCTTGAAGGCAAACTTGTCGGTGTTCTGCGGAGCGTCGCCGCAACCATGGATTTACAAGAATTGCACGAAAAACGACAGCAATTTTCCGACCAGGTCCAGGAAGCTTGCCGCGACGACCTTGAACAGAACGGCTTTAAATTGGAAAGTGTCGCCGTCACCAACCTCGACCAGACACCGCTTGAGGAACTTAACGAGAACAACCGCTTTGACGTTGTTGCCATTCAAACTATCAAGGAGGAAGTTGAAGACCGGCAGACCAAAACCGCTCGCATCGAACACGAAAACCAAGTGAAACGCGAAGAAGACCGGCTCAAAGCCCAACTTGAGATTAAACAACGTGAAGAGGAAACCGAGACAGAGGGCTTAGAAGTAGAGAAACGCCTCGACTTCGCACAGGAACAACAGCGCAAGGCGATCGCTACCAACAAAGCCGAGCAAGAACGCGAAATTGAGGCACATAAATTTGAACAGCAACAAGCTGTTGAGGAAGCGCGAATCAAGCAAGAAGAAGTAGTCAAGTCTACAGAGATCCTCCAGAAACAACGGCTTGATACTGCCCGGATTGAACAGGAACGTCAAGTCCAAGAAACCGAGATCGCACAGAAGCAGGCGGTTGAAGTCGCTCGTGTCCAGCAAGAACAGATGATTGAGGAGGCACAAATTCAGCGCGAACTCACCGTCGAAAAAGCCAAGGTTGAGCAGCAACGCGCTGTTGAGGAAGCCGGTATCTCCAGCAGAATCGTTCTTATTGAGAAAGACCGCGAGGAAAAAGAGGCGCAGGCTGAGAACGCCATTCAGGTCTCAATCAAGGAAAAGGAGCGCGAAGCAGCACTCATTGAACTTTTGGACGTTAGCGCACAAAAGGCGAAAGCCGAAGCGGCTGTTTTAACGGCTGAGGCTGTTGAAGAAGCGGAACGCCAAAGTCAGGTCGCTCTTATACGCGCTGAACAGGAAGCGGATGAGGAGCGCATCGCTAAGGAACGCGCCGCCGATGCCGAAGCTTACGCTGTTGTCGAGGCTGCTAAGGCGGAACTTGGGGCGGCTGAGGTCAAGGCGCAGGCACAAACAATTCTCGCGGAGGCACTCCTGGTTGAGGCGAAAGCGAAAGCCGATGGCGAAGAAGCCTCAATTGCTGCGAAAAATCAGGCGGATTCCAAAGTACTCGTTAGCGACGCAATATTGGCATTGGTAGACTCCCTACCCGGGGTGACCAACGAGTTAATGAAACCCGCAGAGCGTATTGAAAGCATTCGTGTGCTTGACCTTGGCGGTGGCAATGGTAATGGCAGCGGTAGTATGAACCGCATCCTTAGTTCGATTGTCAACGCTGGTGCGGCGGTGCCGTTACTTAAAGAGATCGTCGGGTTCAGCGGTTTAGATACCGAAAAGATCGCACAGACCGTTCGCGATTACGCCTCGGGGATCGTAGTTGATGCGCAGGTAGATTCATCAGAATCGACAGATGACGATTAG
- a CDS encoding bifunctional nuclease family protein, which translates to MEKEKQPDIEVKVNFLSIDRSTGAPIVVLREKDGELNRILPILIGESEAAAIQKHLENVELPRPLTHDLLKIMIETLEAKVVAVCVHTFEKHTFYAYVTLQVKDGNIEVDCRPSDGIALALRCEAPIYVAENVIAEHGFAEQEIEKGQKHDTKDVLENLDDDTLKQYTV; encoded by the coding sequence ATGGAAAAAGAGAAACAACCAGACATTGAGGTTAAAGTTAACTTTCTCTCAATTGATCGGAGCACAGGTGCACCGATAGTTGTCCTTAGAGAGAAAGACGGCGAGTTGAATCGGATACTGCCCATCCTGATCGGCGAATCAGAAGCGGCGGCTATTCAGAAGCATTTAGAAAACGTGGAACTCCCACGTCCATTGACACACGATTTGCTCAAGATTATGATTGAAACCCTTGAGGCAAAAGTTGTCGCTGTGTGTGTACACACCTTTGAAAAACACACTTTCTATGCATACGTTACATTGCAGGTCAAAGATGGTAACATTGAAGTAGACTGTCGCCCAAGTGATGGCATCGCACTCGCCCTTCGCTGCGAAGCTCCTATCTATGTTGCCGAGAACGTTATTGCCGAGCATGGATTTGCTGAACAGGAGATTGAAAAAGGACAGAAACACGATACCAAAGATGTGCTGGAGAATTTAGATGACGACACACTAAAGCAGTATACGGTCTAA
- a CDS encoding site-specific DNA-methyltransferase → MGNSFGTNCTVLHESCATALDRDDFASKIDLSFLDPPFNQDKAYNAWDDNLPPEEYWGWMREICAKVYALTSDGGAIYFMQREKNTEFVLQCLRDAGWTFQNLIIWKKKTSAVPGTKRFGKHYQIIAFATKGKTPRVFNRLRIDPPLPVGYKHERENGMFVTDVWDDIRELTSGYFAGDEALRDAEGNRLHKQQTPIQLLLRIILSSTNPDDVVLDPFAGSGTTLVVAEQLGRKSVGIELDWHNVTLIENRLAEQRESDDVLRFFKDYTCTPNLEAIWGETALDKKSVSSEAAVSKQITLFESKK, encoded by the coding sequence ATGGGCAATTCGTTTGGAACAAACTGCACTGTCCTTCATGAAAGTTGCGCAACTGCGTTGGATAGGGATGACTTTGCCTCAAAAATAGACCTCTCCTTTCTCGATCCTCCCTTTAATCAGGATAAGGCTTACAATGCATGGGATGATAATTTGCCGCCAGAGGAATATTGGGGGTGGATGCGTGAGATCTGTGCAAAGGTGTATGCCCTAACTTCTGATGGCGGTGCGATTTATTTTATGCAACGTGAGAAAAATACAGAATTCGTGTTGCAATGTTTGCGAGATGCTGGGTGGACCTTTCAAAACCTGATTATCTGGAAAAAGAAAACCTCAGCGGTACCGGGGACAAAGCGTTTCGGCAAGCACTACCAGATCATCGCGTTTGCAACGAAAGGGAAAACGCCGCGTGTTTTCAATCGTCTCCGCATTGATCCTCCACTACCGGTAGGTTACAAGCATGAACGTGAAAATGGAATGTTTGTAACCGATGTATGGGACGATATCCGCGAATTGACTTCTGGCTATTTCGCAGGTGATGAAGCGTTGCGAGATGCAGAAGGCAATCGTCTACATAAGCAGCAAACACCTATCCAACTTCTCCTTCGGATTATTCTCTCCTCTACAAATCCCGATGATGTTGTCCTTGATCCGTTCGCGGGTTCAGGGACAACGCTGGTTGTAGCGGAACAATTGGGGCGAAAATCGGTAGGGATTGAGCTTGATTGGCATAATGTTACGCTCATTGAAAATAGACTTGCCGAGCAGCGGGAATCAGATGATGTCTTGCGCTTTTTCAAGGATTACACGTGTACCCCAAATTTAGAAGCAATTTGGGGGGAAACTGCGTTGGACAAAAAATCTGTATCTTCTGAGGCAGCTGTTTCTAAGCAGATAACACTTTTTGAATCGAAAAAATAA
- a CDS encoding MBOAT family protein — MVFSSHIFVYYFLPIVLLSYYLLPHRAKHFGLTLFSYIFYGWANPLFAPLMFASTLIDYTCGRVISGSEHHHNRKLAVTVSICSNLSLLGFFKYFNFGIANVNAVMDWIGLPIWEGVLHVTLPLGISFYTFQSMSYTIDVYRGDAKAIRNFIDFACYVSMFPQLVAGPIVRFSEIADQLQYRVHTLQKFARGIAFFSLGMAKKVLIANPCGKCADTVFDAGVIGTLEAWYGVIAYAFQIYFDFSGYSDMAIGLGLMLGFTFAKNFDSPYRAESITEFWRRWHISLSSWLRDYLYIPLGGNRRSAARTYVNLALVMLLGGLWHGASWNFVIWGGIHGSMLALERKQGKASFYEWLWKPLRVIATFLLVLVAWVFFRLSALPDAITYLRCMFTSDFVRVPPSADLITGILYQPYYLLIMCIAGIVIWYFPQTWEWTQRLTLLKMGICLCLFWLSLAVLATQAYNPFIYFIF; from the coding sequence ATGGTTTTCAGTTCGCATATCTTTGTCTACTACTTTCTCCCTATCGTTCTGCTAAGTTACTACCTCCTCCCGCACCGGGCAAAACACTTTGGGCTAACGCTTTTTAGTTATATCTTTTACGGTTGGGCAAACCCACTGTTTGCTCCGCTAATGTTTGCTTCAACACTGATTGATTATACGTGTGGTAGAGTTATCTCAGGAAGTGAACATCATCACAATCGCAAATTGGCAGTGACGGTTTCAATCTGTTCAAATTTGTCCCTTTTAGGGTTTTTCAAATACTTCAACTTCGGCATCGCTAATGTAAATGCTGTCATGGATTGGATTGGGCTGCCAATATGGGAGGGAGTTCTTCACGTAACGCTTCCGCTCGGTATCAGTTTCTACACCTTCCAGTCGATGAGTTATACAATAGATGTTTACCGCGGCGACGCGAAGGCGATTCGGAATTTTATTGACTTCGCGTGTTACGTGTCAATGTTTCCGCAACTCGTCGCGGGTCCCATCGTTCGGTTTTCAGAGATTGCCGATCAGCTGCAATATCGCGTACACACATTGCAGAAATTCGCGCGCGGGATCGCCTTTTTTTCGCTCGGTATGGCGAAGAAGGTTTTGATTGCCAATCCTTGTGGAAAGTGTGCCGACACTGTATTCGATGCCGGGGTCATTGGGACGCTTGAGGCATGGTATGGCGTAATTGCTTATGCGTTTCAAATCTATTTCGATTTTAGCGGTTATTCCGACATGGCGATCGGTTTGGGATTGATGCTGGGGTTTACTTTCGCCAAAAACTTTGATTCACCCTACCGTGCAGAATCTATTACAGAATTCTGGCGGCGGTGGCATATTTCACTTTCCAGTTGGTTGCGCGATTATCTCTACATTCCGCTGGGTGGAAACCGCCGAAGTGCTGCTCGCACCTACGTCAACTTGGCACTTGTAATGCTGCTCGGTGGCTTATGGCACGGGGCATCGTGGAATTTTGTTATCTGGGGTGGGATTCACGGCAGCATGCTCGCGCTGGAAAGAAAACAAGGAAAGGCGAGTTTTTACGAATGGCTCTGGAAACCCCTGCGGGTCATAGCGACGTTCCTACTCGTGTTGGTCGCGTGGGTTTTCTTTAGACTCAGTGCGTTACCGGACGCAATTACCTATCTGCGATGCATGTTCACCAGCGACTTCGTCCGTGTTCCCCCCAGTGCCGATTTAATCACGGGCATTCTCTATCAGCCTTACTATCTACTGATTATGTGCATAGCAGGTATCGTCATCTGGTATTTTCCACAGACATGGGAGTGGACACAACGATTAACACTTCTCAAAATGGGAATATGTCTATGTTTGTTCTGGTTGTCTCTCGCTGTTCTGGCAACGCAGGCGTACAATCCGTTCATTTATTTTATTTTTTAA
- a CDS encoding SIMPL domain-containing protein (The SIMPL domain is named for its presence in mouse protein SIMPL (signalling molecule that associates with mouse pelle-like kinase). Bacterial member BP26, from Brucella, was shown to assemble into a channel-like structure, while YggE from E. coli has been associated with resistance to oxidative stress.) has translation MAITITGCEPQIVAPLLQSQESRSIHVTGSGLVTGEPDIATIYLGVSVEKETVAEAREEAAIAMTAVIDSLKTNDIAENDIQTERFSIYPQYNYTDNGRELRGYSVNNTVRAKVRKLESLSAIIDDAAEAGGDTVVVNSIQFMIEDATALQMQARSLAVKDAEAKAKTLADASGVTLGKPITITETSYTVPPPVAYAAEAAFSDDSARSATPIEAGELTVTVNITVVYEIE, from the coding sequence ATGGCTATAACAATCACCGGATGCGAACCACAAATCGTGGCACCGCTGTTACAATCACAGGAGAGCAGAAGCATCCACGTGACAGGAAGCGGTTTAGTCACCGGTGAACCGGATATAGCAACGATCTATTTAGGTGTATCTGTTGAGAAAGAGACAGTTGCGGAGGCACGTGAGGAAGCCGCGATCGCGATGACAGCGGTGATTGATTCTCTGAAAACCAACGACATCGCTGAAAATGACATTCAAACGGAAAGATTCAGCATCTATCCACAGTACAACTACACGGATAACGGACGCGAGCTGCGGGGTTATAGCGTGAACAACACTGTTCGCGCAAAGGTGCGAAAACTGGAAAGTCTCAGCGCTATCATTGATGACGCTGCCGAAGCTGGCGGGGATACTGTCGTTGTAAATTCTATCCAATTCATGATTGAAGATGCTACAGCGTTACAGATGCAAGCGCGTAGTTTGGCAGTAAAAGATGCGGAGGCAAAAGCAAAAACCTTAGCGGATGCCAGCGGTGTTACCCTTGGAAAACCTATCACGATTACTGAGACATCTTACACGGTGCCGCCTCCGGTTGCCTATGCTGCAGAAGCAGCCTTCTCGGATGACAGCGCGCGCAGCGCAACCCCCATTGAAGCTGGTGAACTTACTGTTACCGTGAATATCACTGTGGTCTATGAGATTGAGTAA